Within Triticum dicoccoides isolate Atlit2015 ecotype Zavitan chromosome 1B, WEW_v2.0, whole genome shotgun sequence, the genomic segment CGCCAACGGATGCACGTTCAGCGCATGCACAACTTTCTCTCAACGGCCAGCCTCACGTACTCATCCATTCCCTGAAACTAGCTAACTACTTGCATGCAGCTAATAGCCTCAAACCGAAGCACAGGTGCACACATGCCGTACATGACACATGGTCAAGATTAAGTCTAACATTTTCCCTCCTAATCTTGACATGACTCACCAATGGCCGTCCTTCTTCCTCGGCGACACACGCCAAGCTCCTCCGGCGACACACGCCTGGCGTTCCTCCGCGCcgcgcacgtcccgcgcgcacccgacgagcccgaccgcactagtgcgtcccgcacgtcccgcgcgtacccaacgcgcccgacgagcccgacagcACCAGACGCTCACTGCGTGCCTCCTCCGCGTCCGCCATGGCAGCCGCCACGCCGCGCCTCCGTGCCACGCACCTTCCACGGCTGTCGCCCCGAGCCGTCGCGACCTCTGCGCCACCACACAGGTCCTTCGCGACCTCCTCGTCTCCGCGACCGCCGTGCCCTTCGCGCGCACTCCCCACGTCCCCGCGCTCCCATCGTGCATGTACGCGATCTGCGCAACCAGGTCCAGCGCCTCGACGCGGTCCACTCCCGCGGTCCGGACGTGCCCGACAcgtccagtgcgcacccataacacgcaccggtcacgcccggctcgccgccgcgtCTTATTGCCCTACACCGCCGCGGCCTCCATGCCGCCATGACATGCTGCGCTGCCGCGCCACCACGCAACGCCTCGGCGGCCTCCGCGGTCGCCGCACGCACGACGTCACAATTGGGGCATTGGAAGCAGATTGGTACCAAGATtggtaatttttacatgtcagtaccaaGATTGGGGCGAGCCGTTGCAAAAAGACTAAAAGTGTGTTTTATACGTATTGACAGAAAAgctgaccggttgggcccgcccGTCAGGCGACACGCTGGCCAGTGCGCGCGTGCCCGCGCGCTGACTGGGCGCTGACTGGGACGAGGCCGGCTCCCGTTTAGGGCGCGGCTGGTGCGGTCGAGCCACACCCCCGCTCACTCCCCCCGCTCTGCTCtgctttcttcttccttctctctgcCTCGCCGCCGGCTGCGCCCGCCCCCGCCGGACGCCACACGACGCTGCCGCAGCCATGGTTTTTGAAGACGAGAGCAGCGACGAGAACTCAAGCCTCCCGTACATGCACTCCGAAACCTCCACCGATGGGCTCAATCAGGTCAGTTACTCCattggagctagggttagggcTAGGTTTAGGAAAATTTTGGGATTTTTCTGTCTAGGTGGTCTTTGCTGTGAGGATTTCGTTTGATTTGCTTTGTCCTCGTCCTCTGCACATGATGCTAACTTGGATTTTGCTTGGGCAGGTGCCTTTCTCTCTTCAGGACCCGGATTACAATGGTCTTGAGCTAGATCTGATAGTGCTGTGCGAGAAGCATGGGAAGTCATCAGAGAGGCTTGTTGCATTTGAAGGAACAATGACTGGGAGAAGGTTCTTAGCATGTGCAGAGCCGGTAATTTTCTTGCCTTATTGATTATGCACAGGATATGTTCATTGGAAGTCACATAGTCTTGTTTGCGAATTGTTATTCAGTTATGTGATTGGTAATTTTGTTAGTCATATATGTCATACTGTAGTGCTCATTGTAGGAATGGTGAATACTATGGTCAGTAGAGTGCATTTAGGCTAAATATAGGCTCAAGCATGCTCTGTTGTGTGCACATGAATGCTCTGTTGTATGCAATGTTGCTTAGTACTCACATTAGCCATTAGCTGATGTGTGACTCTTAATAAGTAACTGTTGCTTACTGCTGATAGTAGGTACTGTCATTAGCTAGTTTGTTCCTGCAGGCTAATGTAGTGTATTTAGCTAGGCTAATGTAGGATTCCATTATATTAATGGCCAATTGTAAGTTGGTTATTATGCAAAGTTGAATGTAGTGTTACTCTGCTAATTATATACTGATCACCCTCTTGCTTAGCACATGGATGTGCAAATTCAGTGTTGGTCAGTACCAACATTAGCTACTGGCATGAACTAACTGTTGCTTACTACTATTAGTAGTTGTATTGTACTAAATTTTGCCTTGTTATTTTTCCAGGAAGGTCAGAATTGTGGGTTTGTTCGATGGGTTGATGAGCAGTGGCCCCCAACAATGGAGAATGCATTGCTGAAGCTTTGGTCAATGGTTGAAGAGAGCAAGTCTGCTAGGGTGGATGATAATCTTCAAAGTTCTTTAACTATTCACCATTTGACAGAAGAAAATAAGAAGCTGGATGCACAATATGACAAGTTAGTGAAAGATGTGCATCAACTTGTGGACTTTCAGCAGGATAGGGTTGTGCATTTCAGTTATCTGCAGTCAGCTGTCACATATCAGCACCAATGCAGAGCTGAATTGGTGGCTGGTATGAATGCAAAAATGGCAAAGAAAGATGCAGCTCTAGAGAAGCTTCAACAGAAGTTTGAAATCCTGTGCAACCTGACAAGTGCTCAAGCAACTGCCATCcaaaacctcaagttgaagaagatGAAAGAGAAGCAATTGAGGATTGAGGCTCAAGAGAATTTGGAGCTGAAGAATGCAGAGTTCACAAAGTTTGAGGAGAAGCTCACCTAAGAGAAGCTAGAGTTGAAGTTCCAGGTTGCTGATCTGCTGAAGCTTAAGGAAAACCATAAAGAAGAGAAGCAGATGCAAGAGTTTAAGATTACTGAGCTCATGAAGGCAGAGGAGaagttgaaggagaagatcaaggggatCCAGGCCATCTTGGAGAACTGAACAAGATGAATTAAGATTAGTGGGCATTGCAGACCTTTTGGGAAGGATGGTTGTGCAATGGCCTAGTAACTTAGAATTATGGTAGTGTAATGTATGGTTCTAGAACTAATTGTGAACTCTGGCTGTTTATGTACCTACTAATATGATATTCATCCTTTTGTGAGAAAAGGATGGATTGTGCATTTGAACTCCACTATGTAATGTGAACAATGGTTGTGTATTCCTATAATGTGTTGAACTCCAGTTAGTATCATTTGCTTATGTTAGACTGAAAATGATGGTTAAATGCATTTGAGGAATAGTTAGATATGTTAGAGTGATGCTTAAATGCTTAAATGCATTTGCAAAAGGAATAGTtttaggtggttccgtcgaccccgagacaccctagaccctagttgatggctttaggtggttccgtcgaccccgagccaccaaaacccaaaatgatggctttaggtggttccgtcgaccccgagacaccctagaccctagttgatggctttaggtggttccgtcgaccccgagccaccaaaACATAGACAACATAAAAAGGACCATTTTGAGCATAGACAACATATCAATAATAAAAAGAATCATTTTTATCATAACAACATATCAATCATAAAAAGAACCATCCAAGCTTGCATAATCAATAACTCCAGCATATCAAGATAGTCCATTCCAGGCATTCACTCATAAGTTGCATCCACATCAACAAAAGCCATATATGGCATTGATTCTTAAAGTACACCACCAAAGAAAAGATGACAGTGTACACCACCACATGAAGTATCTAGTTACCACTTGCATAGAAGTACCTCCCCCATCCAGTATGTCTACCACCAGCACCTCTCCCAGCAACAGATGTGGAGGGAGCAGTAGATGTGGAGGGACCAGATTGTCTTGGGGCAGAGAATGCACCTCTCCCTCTCCCAACACCTCTTGCAGCACCTGGTGCAACACCTCTCACAGCACCTCTTCCAGCAGCTTGAGCTGCTGCAGCACCTCTCCCAGCTCCTCTCCTAGCTCCTCTCCCAGCTCCTCTCCCAGCTCCTCTCCCAGCTGTTGGTGTTGTTGTAGGAGCTGCATGAGAGGTTGTTGTTGCTGGTGTAGTAGCAGCACCACCACCATTGGAATTCCTTGCAAGAGGCTTGCATAAACAAGAAGGAAAATGAGTAAGTACTTAAAAAAATGGAATATACAAGAAGGAAAACCACTTATAAGAGGATTACCACATGTTTGTTCTTCCTCAAAGCCAGCTCAGGCTTCAACTGCTTGAGGCAGCTTGTGTACCTATGTCCTTGCAGTCCACAATTGCTACATGTTATAGTCCCCATTCTTGATGTGTCCTTAGGCTTTGGAACTTCAAATTTCCCCCTTGatcctcttctctttctttcttcctctCTTCACTTTAAATGCAGGTGGGTCAATGTCTGGACCAGGGGTCTTTGTCCAGTCATGCTCACCAGGAACTGGATAGATCATTGGTTCATAAGCTGCCACATAAAATTCTTTCTTGAAGAACTTGCTGACATAATCCTCTGGTTTTCTTTTGCCCTTGTTGATTGCTGAGATGGCATGGTTACATGGGATGCCACTGAGGTCCCATTTTCTGCACCCACATGTGTGCACTTGCAAGTCAACAGCATGGGTTTGCTGCCCACTTGTAACCTGCCACAAGTTCACACCGgcttgaattggtttgcaatatttGGCCCTCTCCTTCTCAACCTCTAGCTTCTCACTATAATGGGGTGTTATGTCCCATCTAGCTGTCTTTGCACTCTCCCTATTCCTATGCCACCTCATCATCTGTTTATCCTTTATTCCATCACACATTGTCCTAATTGGTTTCTTCCTAACATCTAGGACATACTTGTTGAACACCTCAGACAAATTGTTAACTACAAGGTCAGTCTTGCAGTTTGTGTCAAATGCATGCCTTGCCCATGTTTTCTTGGGTATTTGACAAAGCCACTCCCAAGCTTCCTGACATTCAGCTCTAAGGTCATTCATTGCAATGTTAAATTTGTGTTCACTATATGCATAGGCAGCATTATCCATACACTTCTTCAGATCTTCCCCCCTAAACCCAGCATTTTGGAAGTTTGCATAGATATGCCTAAGGCAGAACCTTTGGTTGCACTTAGGAAAGACAGCATTCACTGCATTTAGTAGGCCCTGGGACACACAATTAAACTAGCTAAGCTACTATCTAGCACAAAACAACCATATAGGAACAAGGacataagatgcaagcacatacCTTTTGTCTATCTGACATTATTGTATATGGACCAAACTGTCCCTCTTCTCCTCCTAGGCAGATTTTAAGTTGGTGTAGAAACCAACACCAGTTAGGTGTGTCCTCTTGCCCAACAATACCAAATGCTAGTGGGTATATATTGTTGTTGCCATCTCTACCAGTGGCAGCAAGTAGTTGAGCACCAGTAGTTAACTTAATGAAGCACCCATCAACACCTGAATGAGCAAGCAAATTTAATATTTAAAACATTCAAATGCATTTCAAGATGAAACAATATGTAACTAATGCACAAGGTGAACAAACTAACCAATAAATGGTCTGCACCCCTTGAGAAACCCCTCCCTTGCTCCATTGATGCAATAGAACATAGCATGGAATCTTGGACCTGGATGGGGGATTTTTTCAGTGGGTGTTGAAGTTACAGTAATGACTACTACTCTACTCCCAGGGTTTGTATCCATCACTGTCTAAGCATAGTCTTTCAACCTAGGGTATTGCTTCTTGTGGTCTCCTAGCACAGCATCAATAGCTATGTTCTTTGCTCTATATGCCATTGACTTGGGCACATCCACACCATACTTCTCCATGCAAGCATCAATCAAAGTCTGAATGCCAGTTGTTAGATCAGATCTGAACAGTGACTCATACTTCTGTGCAAGCCACTTGGCACTTACCCTTGTTGTCTCTGTACTAGTAGGGCAAGTGTGCTTAATTCTCATCTTCTTAATTACAAAAGTAGTTTCACCTTTTATAACTGCTGCCACCAtaaagaagttgcaatttttttggTTGCATTCTACAATTATTCTTTGATCTGAGTTCCTATGATATCTGAAGTTTCTTTCTTGAGTGATGTGTAGGTTCAACAAAGCCTCTCTGAATTGATGTTGATCCAACAAAGCCTCACTAAATCCTTGGGTTTCCATCACTGCAATCATATTCAGGTATGTTACATCTGAACTGCAGAGCTTCAACTCAAACATTTCTGAAGCATCAAAATAGAACCTAACATCCAAAATGTCATCATACAAACTGCAAAATGAAATAACAGAAAAAATGGTTAATAAACAATTTTACTTAACAGATAGGCTAACATATAAACAAAGCTTTGTTTAAGTTAACATATAATTTGGACTCTACTCTAGTTAGGAATTTTTTAAGTTAACATATAAACAAAGCTTTGCTTAAGTTAACATATAAACAAAGCTTTGTTTAAGTTAACTAATGGTGCTCTGACAATTTGGACTAAGAAATAACAATGTAATCCACTaatgctgctctgctctgctctagtTAGGAACTAGCAATTAGAGTGCTAAACATGCAGACAGTAAACCAGGcagtaaaccctaaccctaatCCCCAATTTCAGTTTACAAAGATGGAACAATGGAACACTTACAGAACACCACCGATGCCATGAGTCCACTGATGGGCGGTGCTAGGGTTGGCCAACCAAATTCGCGCCATCTTCAGCCTCTGCTCCATCGACAACGCCGGCTCCGCAAAATCTTCGTCCTCGCTACTGTACTCCGAGCTGGAGTAGCAACCACTCCCATCGAGGCCTAAGCGGGGAGGTCGCCGCCGCTCGCATCGCCCTGGCCATCGTCGCCTGCCGGAGTAGCCGAGGCCATCGTCGCCTAGGGCACAGCAGCCGCGGGGGAGAGGAGGGCGCGAGGGACGAGCAGCCGCGGTGGAGGTGACAGCGCCTAAGCAGTTCGATCCATGACTACGATGGCGTGGtgtggcgggcggcggggcgggcggggagccagccgccggcgaggaggagaaggaagagggCAGAGCGGGGTCGGGGTGTGGCTCGACCGCACCAGCCGCGCCCTAAACGGTGCGAGCCGGCCTCGTCCCAGTCAGCGCCCAGTCAGCGCGCGGGCACGCGCGCACTGGCCAGCGTGTCGCCTGACgggcgggcccaaccggtcagcTTTTCTGTCAATACGTATAAAACACACTTTTAGTCTTTTTTGCAACGGCTCGCCCCAATCTGggtactgacatgtaaaaattaccaATCTTGGTACCAATCTGCTTCCAATGCCTCAATTGTGATACTTCTGTGCAATTTACTCACTCGCCACGCACGACCCGGCCACGATCTGCATGCAGCGCCAACGGATGCACGTTCAGCGCATGCACAACTTTCTCTCAGCGGCCAGCCTCACGTACTCATCCATTCCCTGAAACTAGCTAACTACTTGCATGCAGCTAATAGCCTCAAACCGAAGCACAGGTGCACACATGCCGTACATGACACATGGTCAAGATTAAGTCTAACATTTTCCCTCCTAATCTTGACATGACTCACCAATGGCCGTCCTTCTTCCTCGGCGACACACGCCAAGCTCCTCCGGCGACACACGCCTGGCGTTCCTCCGCGCcgcgcacgtcccgcgcgcacccgacgaGCCTGACCGCACTAGTGCGTCCCGCACGCCCCGCGCGTACCCAACGCGTCCGACGAGCCCGACAGCACCAGACGCTCACTGCGTGCCTCCTCCGCGTCCGCCATTGCAGCCGCCACGCCGCGCCTCCGTGCCACGCACCTTCCACGGCTGTCGCCCCGAGCCGTCGCGACCtctgcgccaccacgcaggtccttcGCGACCTCCTCGTCTCCGCGACCGTCGTGCCCTTCGCGCGCACTCCCCTCGTCCCCGCGCTCCCACCGTGCATGTACGCGATCTGCGCAACCAGGTCCAGCGCCTCGACGCGGTCCACTCCCACGGTCCGGACGTGCCCGACAcgtccagtgcgcacccataacacgcaccggtcaCGCCTGGCTCGCCGCCGCGTCTTATTGCCCTACATCGCTGCGGCCTCCATGCCGCCATGACATGctgcgccgccgcgccaccacgcAACGCCTCGGCGGCCTCCGCGGTCGCCGCATGCACGACGTCACCGCCCGCCGCATCCGCCACGCGCCATGAGAGCCACAGCGCCGCCCACCTCCATGGGCCGACACACGGCCCGGAGCTCCATCGCGCAGCCTTCGGCAAAAGGCGACACCCAAGATGAAACCGGCTCATGATACCAAATGTTGGAACCGCAGCCCTCTAGCTACCTCTCCTCACAATCGAACGGAGGTGGAaaaagatgaacagtagacgaaaaTTTTCCGGCAACGAACGCCCCGGCCGCCGAACGGCCTGTATGTTTGCTACTATTCAACTCAACTACAAAACACTTACATGGAGGTACACACGCAACACAATCTAGAAGAACTCTCACGTCGACCAGGCGCACACCACGGCCCCGACGGAGACTACATCTTCCTGGCTATTCCCCCGCTTTACACAGCTAATGAACATGGCTTTATATTGAAAAAAAAATGAAACtccatgggcactagcacccacgGATTTATTGATATAGAAGAAGCATCCCTCATGAGAATTCCAGAAATTCGTCCCCGACGTGGATCGAACTCTGGTCGTTAGGTTTACAATCATGCGCCCCCAACCACTGGGCTATGCCCACGTCCTCACATGGCTTTATATTGGCAGCCGTACGCACGCACACAGGGCCAGCCGCTCCACTCGCCACGCACGACCCGGCCACGATCTGCATGCAGCGCCAACGGATGCACGTTCAGCGCATGCACAACTTTCTCTGAACGGCCAGCCTCACGTACTCATCCATTCCCTGAAACTAGCTAACTACTTGCATGCAGCTAATAGCCTCAAACCGAAGCACAGGTGCACACATGCACGTACATGACACATGGTCAAGATTAAGTCTAACAGTGCTTTCATGGTTATCCAATGTGATGGTCGTGTATGTACGCTAAACCTGCTTATTTCCAGTGCATGCGTTCCTGTAAGAATTTATAGGTTTGTTTACACCGACAATACACTTGCGTGTACGCGCTCGGAAATAAGAAATCGGCGTGGTTGGGACGACAATACACCTGGCATGTCTACGTTAATTATCAGCCCGTCCAGCATTGTTGGGACGAATGTGCACCTGCCGTGTCTACACTAAATGTCAGCCCATCCGGCCTCGTTGCAACGACAATGTAGTTGTCGTGTAAGCGTTGCAATTACATATTTAACGGCACCCTTGGTCTGACGGAGAAGAATAATGAACTCATGACAAAGCTAATGGAGGACTACTCAGAGTTTCGTAAAGAGATGCGGACAGGGATCTCGCAGAGCCTATataatatgaagcttaagtgacagGTTAGGGGGTTGCGACCTGTGCCCTTGAACTTTGTAATATGCATGTAACCTAATAATTGTCCAATTCTAAGTGGATTCCAGTTAACATGATGTGTATTAGGTTGCCATGTTGCGTGTTTTCTGATACTATCTTTAACTGGATTCCAGTTAACAATAGCTTTACCCCTCTTCAACTTGCGATAGTTATGCACACAACTGATAGAAAGAAAGATACAACCAGAAGTACTAATGTTACTGCTCATATAATGTCATCAGCATTACAAAGAGCATCATATAGCATAGCAACAAACCCATACCAACTCACAGAAACAAAGATACATCCAGAAGTACTAATGTGACTGCTCATATCATTTCTTCAGCATTATGAAGAGCACCAGCAAGCATAGCAGCAAACCGAGAGCAAGGCCTAACTTCATGAGCAACAAGATCTCTCTTGCTATCAGTATGAAAGCATTCATCATCGTCAACAGTCTGCCATCATGAGCGTCGTTGCTGGCTATACTGGATGCAAAGTTTCGCCGCTTGCTCACGCTCAAGCTCTTCCCTTGTAGATCTAGCGTACTGTAGTGCAACAGCAGCATCTTCACCTACAAGGAAGCGTTGCTGAATCAGATACTCCACATATTGCAGCTCCTAATGCCAGAATTTATGCGTACCCTGAAATTTGGGAAACAGGAAACCATACACTAAATTAGTGATGCCTCGATATGATGGGTAACCAAAAGCTGAATGTGTTGAATGAGAAGATCTTACTCCGTCTGATTTGCACTTGTAGAACACCCAGCCTTCATGAGGATACTTCCTTCAGAAAAGAACACCAACCTGCTCATGACAACGGGGGCAGAGTACAAGTGGAAGTTGGTAGACTCGGGTAAAGGAACAAACGCCAGATACAGAATAACTCCCGGCGGACATCACAAGAGAAAGGAGGACTACTAGGCTAGTGGTTTGAGATTTAGGGATCTAGATATTTGGGGACGAATGGATGTGAGCTGAGGTGTTGCAGCAGTGGCCCGGCTAGATATAATATGTATATGAGATACGCCAAACGTCAGATTTGACTGAACGAAGATGCGCGAAGACAACAGGCGAGTTGGCGTGTCAGTCAAGTAGGCATGTCAGTGTATTGTTGAAACGTCGGCGCATCAGGTGCGTCAGTGTCTGGCATAAGTGATGGCGTCTGCAGTGTGACGGCACGCCCTTTGATTTCGTGCGCATATGAAATAACATAAACCCAGAAGGTCCGCCTGTTTTCACACAAGCGGCAGATCCCCACGCGTGCCCTT encodes:
- the LOC119350350 gene encoding uncharacterized protein LOC119350350, which gives rise to MADAEEARSERLVLSGSSDALGVDGCFIKLTTGAQLLAATGRDGNNNIYPLAFGIVGQEDTPNWCWFLHQLKICLGGEEGQFGPYTIMSDRQKGLLNAVNAVFPKCNQRFCLRHIYANFQNAGFRGEDLKKCMDNAAYAYSEHKFNIAMNDLRAECQEAWEWLCQIPKKTWARHAFDTNCKTDLVVNNLSEVFNKYVLDVRKKPIRTMCDGIKDKQMMRWHRNRESAKTARWDITPHYSEKLEVEKERAKYCKPIQAGVNLWQVTSGQQTHAVDLQVHTCGCRKWDLSGIPCNHAISAINKGKRKPEDYVSKFFKKEFYVAAYEPMIYPVPGEHDWTKTPGPDIDPPAFKVKRGRKKEKRIKGEI